One Elaeis guineensis isolate ETL-2024a chromosome 10, EG11, whole genome shotgun sequence genomic window carries:
- the LOC105052620 gene encoding pentatricopeptide repeat-containing protein At4g21065, producing MLRAFVTPKNLVIFLRATTFISRARLSSIAGDQTPAWMSSNQIMQRHPRLLSLETCDSPRQLQPILAYAIVSGLFRNPFVASRVLHSAVSSSSTPDLSFASLVFSQMEKPNLFSWNTIIRALAASEDRSRSAAFSVYAEMLQRGTLPDKYTFPFLLKACRSSRDLYLGRSVHAHAFVLDFDADPFVQTAIVRMYLSCGSLGDARKAFDGMPHRDVVAWTAMVSGLVDQGCHWEALEVLNEMRFNDLDVTPNVATMVSAMSACANLGSLVHAKSLHAYVEKVGLEGDVFIRNSLIDMYAKCGSIAHAVQVFHSMSERDLHSWTALITGLASHGFGKEALDVFSQMQGMDVVPDATTFVAVLSACSHAGLAIEGLEIFDSMERVHGVVPELKHYGCMVDLLSRAGLVGCAYELVSSMHIGPNLVILGALLSACRIHGDLEIAELVSKKIESICRYKGGTPVLLSNMYANKQQWNEVASIREMTGKDASKPPGWSWIEVRGVIHEFLVEDRSHPHYKEMHLVLHELGKLMEEFV from the coding sequence GATGTCCTCCAACCAAATAATGCAACGCCACCCCCGCCTCCTTTCCCTTGAGACCTGCGACTCCCCGCGCCAGCTCCAACCCATCCTCGCCTACGCCATCGTCTCCGGCCTCTTCCGCAACCCCTTCGTCGCCAGCCGCGTCCTCCACTCCGCCGTCTCCTCCTCCTCAACACCCGACCTTTCCTTCGCCTCCCTGGTCTTCTCCCAGATGGAAAAGCCAAACCtcttctcctggaacaccatcaTCAGAGCCCTCGCCGCTTCTGAAGACCGCTCCCGGTCGGCCGCCTTCTCCGTGTATGCCGAAATGCTCCAGAGAGGAACTCTCCCAGATAAGTACACCTTCCCTTTCTTGCTCAAGGCTTGCCGCTCTTCTCGTGATCTCTATTTGGGTAGATCGGTCCATGCTCATGCCTTCGTTCTGGACTTTGATGCTGATCCATTCGTGCAGACAGCAATTGTGAGGATGTACTTGTCATGTGGGTCTCTAGGAGATGCACGCAAGGCCTTCGATGGAATGCCCCATAGAGATGTTGTCGCGTGGACTGCGATGGTCTCAGGTCTAGTCGATCAAGGTTGCCATTGGGAGGCATTGGAGGTGCTTAATGAGATGAGGTTTAATGATTTGGATGTCACTCCTAATGTTGCTACGATGGTCTCTGCCATGTCGGCGTGTGCGAATTTAGGGTCTTTGGTTCATGCCAAGAGCTTGCATGCATATGTAGAGAAGGTTGGCTTAGAAGGGGATGTTTTCATTAGGAATTCATTGATCGACATGTATGCAAAGTGTGGGAGCATTGCTCATGCTGTTCAAGTGTTTCATAGCATGAGTGAGAGGGACTTGCATTCTTGGACAGCCTTAATTACTGGCTTGGCTTCACATGGATTTGGTAAAGAAGCTCTTGATGTATTCTCACAGATGCAAGGGATGGATGTCGTGCCCGATGCAACCACCTTTGTCGCAGTTCTTTCTGCTTGCAGCCATGCAGGGTTGGCAATTGAGGGGCTTGAGATTTTTGACTCCATGGAGAGGGTACATGGAGTTGTGCCAGAGCTCAAGCATTATGGGTGCATGGTGGATCTTTTAAGTAGGGCAGGACTCGTGGGTTGTGCCTATGAGCTTGTCTCAAGCATGCACATAGGACCCAACTTGGTGATTCTGGGGGCTTTGTTGAGTGCATGTAGAATTCATGGTGACTTAGAGATAGCTGAACTTGTTTCAAAGAAAATTGAGTCAATCTGCAGGTACAAAGGAGGTACGCCTGTACTTTTATCGAATATGTATGCAAACAAACAACAATGGAATGAAGTAGCTTCAATCAGGGAGATGACAGGAAAGGATGCAAGTAAGCCTCCAGGGTGGAGTTGGATTGAAGTCAGAGGTGTCATTCATGAGTTCTTGGTCGAGGACAGATCACATCCACATTATAAGGAGATGCATTTGGTGCTGCATGAGCTGGGGAAATTGATGGAAGAATTTGTTTGA